Proteins from a genomic interval of Nostoc sp. TCL240-02:
- a CDS encoding IS5 family transposase (programmed frameshift), protein MSRLPAIENPQRKPYPSDLSDAEWLIIKPFLPKPKGFGHPVEVDLREILNAIFYVQRTGCQWEMLPHDLPPYTTVYGYFQKWQRKGIWQKIHDQVRHQLRQDLGRDEHSSVAIADSQSVKTTGKKGEVYGFDGGKKVKGRKRHIVVDSQGLLIGVLVTEANASERLGAVVVLHESAQELSKLEVVWVDQGYSGENFAQAVKQVCGEQVRVEVIERISKTFERLPKRWIVERTFGWLNRFRRLSKDYELYTEISEAMIYGSLIRLMVKRMAA, encoded by the exons ATGAGCCGTCTACCTGCGATTGAAAATCCACAGCGTAAACCCTACCCAAGTGATTTAAGCGATGCCGAATGGTTAATTATCAAGCCCTTTCTACCAAAACCTAAAGGGTTTGGGCATCCTGTAGAAGTAGATTTACGAGAAATTTTGAATGCTATTTTCTATGTGCAACGTACCGGGTGTCAGTGGGAAATGCTACCCCATGATCTTCCACCTTACACAACAGTATACGGCTACTTTCAGAAATGGCAGCGCAAAGGAATATGGCAGAAAATTCACGACCAAGTGCGCCATCAACTGCGACAAGATTTGGGCAGAGACGAACACTCTAGCGTTGCGATCGCCGATTCTCAGTCAGTGAAGACAACGG GAAAAAAAGGGGAAGTCTACGGTTTCGATGGTGGTAAGAAAGTTAAAGGCCGTAAGCGACATATAGTTGTGGATTCTCAAGGTTTGTTGATTGGCGTTTTAGTGACTGAAGCTAATGCGTCGGAACGTTTGGGGGCTGTGGTTGTACTCCATGAATCGGCTCAGGAATTGTCTAAATTGGAAGTTGTTTGGGTAGATCAAGGCTATTCTGGTGAAAACTTTGCTCAAGCTGTCAAGCAAGTTTGCGGAGAACAGGTTCGTGTTGAGGTGATTGAGAGAATATCGAAAACATTTGAACGATTACCCAAGCGGTGGATTGTGGAAAGGACATTCGGCTGGCTCAATCGATTTCGGCGTTTGAGCAAGGATTATGAGTTGTACACAGAGATCAGTGAAGCCATGATTTACGGCTCATTGATTCGTCTGATGGTAAAACGAATGGCAGCTTAA
- a CDS encoding type II toxin-antitoxin system YoeB family toxin, with amino-acid sequence MTKKKDKTQPQENKVRDAVFHPEFREDLAYWVETNRKTALRAFNLVEAIIRDPFTGIGKTEP; translated from the coding sequence ATGACGAAGAAGAAGGATAAAACCCAACCCCAGGAAAATAAAGTTCGAGATGCTGTATTTCATCCAGAATTTCGGGAAGACCTCGCCTATTGGGTAGAAACAAACCGCAAAACTGCGCTTCGCGCTTTTAACTTGGTTGAAGCGATTATACGAGATCCTTTTACAGGTATTGGAAAAACTGAACCATAG
- a CDS encoding plasmid replication protein, CyRepA1 family — translation MHLHYLHPQHLEELVKTSGIDLHLVQLNFRSLQGVTAYEYLLISELLPRTNTGMVKAGWLQRYAHITEGGWWCSGLDPLNNWQMMEWGCFKPNQPRQNHNAKSIKYEHPPSTPTRVFCLRVTLQVWQQVAGRYNLVIPDNITITADGEARGFWQWVMQHNIPLILCEGVKKAATLLTQGYAAIAIPGITSGYRVVKDEFGKVTRRQLIPDLAAFTITKRSFYICFDFETQPKTIAAVNNAISQLGCLFQQKNCPVKVIELPGIEKGVDEFIVAKGATSFEKIYRQSVDLEIYLAQTKPHTELTIPVALTLNRPFIDEIPFPTSGLVGVKSAKGTGKTTALQAVVQQAKTRNQPILLITHRILLGRFLCEKIGIQWGTHKEDGDKRINKTLTPAPPILRSLSPQQSLGLCVDSIWKLNPENWHGAIIILDEVEQSLWHLLNSNTCKHKRVKILRLFQQLISTVLTTGGLVIAQDADLSDVSLEYLQGLAGIKLTPWVVLNQWKPQQGWDVTFYDSPNPTPLIHQLELDLLAGRKCYVTTDSRAGRYSCETIERYLKERLQKLRRQFPKTLVVSSHTINTPGHEAVDFIAAINQKISEYDGVFVTPSLGTGISIDVQHFDRVYGIFQGVIPDSEARQALARVRDDVPRVVWCAKRGIGLIGSGSTNYRLLSDWYQENQKENLALLSPLHKIDVDLPLVHDPIHLRTWAKLSARVNASIRLYRQSMQDGLVADGHQIQMRSNAVHNNIIRDLRLAFLATDADDLATRRRLVLEIVKVQKDWAQSRQKAKEIKRKIKDIKQQNQLSVATSVANANDIDYVEYEQLLGKHSQTDGERNQINKYVLRQRYGVEVTPWLKLQDEQGYYRQLLIHYYLTHESEYFHIRDQQEWHQQLSWGEGKVFLPDLKTYTLKVEAMRALGMLQFLEAGREFTESNPDLIMLKNIVFQHSKHIKRALGINLVGEKKQVSAIKILSRLLNLLGLKLKRVNEVYKIDLETLYDGRERIFAVWHQRDELMLAHVKSVGYELPDYSSDWKFEIIQAKPHTAVVKEEVAISG, via the coding sequence ATGCATCTGCACTATTTACACCCCCAACACCTTGAGGAATTAGTCAAGACTAGTGGTATAGACTTACACTTAGTGCAACTCAATTTTAGGTCGCTTCAAGGCGTAACAGCTTATGAGTACCTGTTGATTTCTGAGCTACTCCCCCGCACCAATACCGGAATGGTAAAAGCTGGCTGGTTGCAGCGTTATGCTCATATTACTGAAGGGGGTTGGTGGTGTTCGGGACTAGACCCTTTGAATAATTGGCAAATGATGGAATGGGGATGTTTTAAACCAAACCAACCCCGACAGAATCACAATGCTAAGTCCATCAAATACGAGCATCCCCCTAGCACACCAACGCGGGTGTTTTGTTTGCGGGTAACGCTGCAAGTGTGGCAGCAAGTCGCTGGACGTTACAATCTGGTCATACCTGACAATATCACCATTACTGCTGATGGTGAAGCTAGAGGCTTTTGGCAATGGGTGATGCAACATAACATTCCCCTGATTCTCTGCGAGGGTGTGAAAAAAGCAGCAACGCTGTTGACACAAGGGTATGCAGCTATTGCTATTCCCGGAATTACCAGTGGTTATCGGGTTGTTAAAGATGAATTTGGCAAAGTTACCCGTCGTCAGCTAATTCCTGACTTAGCAGCATTTACAATTACAAAGCGTAGCTTTTATATTTGTTTTGATTTTGAAACTCAACCTAAAACAATTGCTGCTGTAAATAATGCTATTTCTCAACTTGGTTGTTTATTCCAGCAAAAAAATTGCCCTGTTAAAGTTATCGAACTTCCAGGAATAGAAAAAGGGGTTGATGAGTTTATCGTTGCCAAAGGTGCAACTAGTTTCGAGAAAATTTATCGGCAAAGTGTTGATTTAGAAATTTATCTTGCTCAAACAAAACCCCATACTGAGTTAACTATTCCTGTTGCTCTCACCTTGAATCGACCTTTTATAGATGAAATACCTTTTCCAACTTCTGGATTAGTAGGAGTCAAGTCTGCAAAAGGAACAGGTAAAACTACAGCACTGCAAGCCGTTGTTCAGCAAGCAAAAACTAGAAATCAACCCATTTTATTAATTACTCACAGAATTCTATTAGGACGATTTTTGTGCGAAAAAATTGGTATTCAATGGGGAACGCATAAAGAAGATGGGGATAAAAGGATTAATAAAACACTTACCCCCGCTCCTCCCATCCTCCGTTCACTCTCTCCACAGCAATCCCTTGGACTGTGCGTTGATTCAATTTGGAAACTTAATCCTGAAAATTGGCACGGGGCAATAATAATTTTAGATGAAGTAGAGCAATCTTTGTGGCATCTACTAAACAGTAATACTTGTAAACATAAACGTGTAAAAATATTAAGATTATTCCAACAGCTAATTTCCACGGTTTTAACAACTGGGGGTTTAGTAATTGCTCAAGATGCTGATTTGTCAGATGTATCACTTGAATATCTACAGGGATTAGCAGGAATTAAATTAACGCCTTGGGTAGTTCTCAACCAATGGAAGCCTCAACAAGGTTGGGATGTCACTTTTTACGATTCGCCGAACCCAACACCACTCATTCACCAACTAGAATTAGATTTACTTGCTGGACGTAAATGTTATGTTACTACCGATAGTCGCGCTGGGCGTTACAGTTGTGAAACAATCGAACGTTATCTGAAAGAACGCTTACAAAAATTACGACGGCAATTTCCTAAAACTTTGGTAGTTAGTAGCCATACTATAAACACACCTGGTCACGAAGCTGTTGATTTTATCGCAGCAATTAATCAAAAAATCTCTGAATATGACGGCGTTTTTGTTACCCCTAGCCTTGGTACAGGAATTAGTATTGATGTCCAACATTTCGACCGAGTTTATGGCATTTTTCAAGGGGTAATTCCTGACTCGGAAGCAAGACAAGCATTAGCGAGAGTGCGAGATGATGTACCGCGTGTTGTCTGGTGTGCGAAACGAGGTATTGGCTTAATTGGTAGTGGTAGTACAAATTATCGCTTGCTATCTGACTGGTATCAAGAAAATCAAAAAGAAAACTTAGCTTTGCTTAGTCCACTACACAAAATAGATGTCGATTTACCTTTAGTTCATGACCCGATTCATTTGCGAACTTGGGCCAAGTTATCTGCACGGGTAAATGCTTCTATCCGCCTCTATCGTCAATCGATGCAAGATGGTTTAGTTGCTGATGGGCATCAAATTCAGATGCGGAGTAATGCTGTTCATAATAATATTATTCGAGATTTACGCCTTGCATTTTTGGCAACTGATGCCGATGATTTAGCTACCCGCAGAAGATTAGTTTTAGAAATTGTCAAAGTTCAAAAAGATTGGGCGCAAAGCCGTCAAAAGGCTAAAGAAATTAAACGCAAAATTAAAGATATTAAGCAGCAAAATCAACTATCGGTAGCCACATCTGTAGCTAATGCTAATGATATCGATTATGTAGAATATGAGCAACTATTAGGAAAGCATTCTCAAACTGATGGAGAACGTAACCAAATTAATAAATATGTTCTTAGACAAAGGTATGGTGTAGAAGTTACTCCTTGGCTGAAATTGCAAGATGAACAAGGATATTATCGTCAATTGTTAATTCATTATTATCTAACTCACGAAAGCGAATATTTTCACATCCGAGATCAACAAGAATGGCATCAACAATTGTCTTGGGGTGAGGGGAAAGTTTTTCTACCAGATTTAAAAACTTACACACTAAAAGTTGAAGCAATGAGAGCTTTGGGAATGCTTCAGTTTCTCGAAGCAGGACGAGAGTTTACCGAGAGTAATCCAGATTTAATTATGCTTAAAAATATTGTTTTTCAGCATAGTAAGCATATTAAAAGAGCGCTTGGTATTAACTTAGTTGGGGAAAAAAAGCAGGTTTCGGCAATAAAAATACTCAGCCGACTCTTAAATTTGTTGGGCTTGAAACTAAAGCGGGTAAATGAGGTTTATAAAATCGACCTAGAAACGCTTTATGATGGCAGGGAGAGAATATTTGCTGTTTGGCATCAACGGGATGAGTTGATGCTGGCTCATGTTAAGAGTGTTGGCTATGAGTTGCCTGATTATTCTTCAGACTGGAAGTTTGAAATTATTCAAGCCAAGCCTCATACCGCAGTAGTCAAGGAAGAGGTAGCTATCTCTGGGTGA
- a CDS encoding DUF2470 domain-containing protein — translation MSKDFSAEISSRICQHMNDDHADAIVLYAKTFGGVTDAIAAKMLSIDAQGMDLTAQVNGEAVPVRIQFDRVLVDAEDAHQTLIAMVKQARVKAK, via the coding sequence ATGTCTAAGGATTTTTCTGCTGAGATTAGTTCGCGCATCTGCCAGCACATGAATGACGATCATGCTGATGCCATAGTTCTTTATGCTAAAACTTTTGGTGGTGTAACAGATGCGATCGCAGCAAAAATGTTGTCAATTGATGCACAAGGTATGGATTTGACAGCGCAAGTCAATGGTGAAGCTGTACCAGTTCGCATTCAGTTTGATCGTGTTTTGGTAGATGCAGAAGATGCTCATCAAACTCTCATTGCAATGGTGAAGCAGGCGCGGGTGAAGGCAAAGTAG
- a CDS encoding metallophosphoesterase family protein, producing MSETSPRRIVIGDVHGHYEGLMTLLEAIAPMSDDQIYFLGDLIDRGPHSSQVVNFVKRHNYPCLLGNHEQMLLNILTDERTSSPTMQAWLYSGGQATVASYHEASIPDDHLDWFKSLPTYLDLGDIWLTHAGVDPSKSVTEQTADQLCWIREEFHSIEKPYFPDKLIIIGHTITFTLPGVSPGKLAQGQGWLDIDTGAYHPRSGWLTGLDVTNNLVYQVNIFKNYLRTLPLEEVVITVNPAKIKVDRRNKN from the coding sequence ATGAGCGAAACTAGCCCCAGACGAATAGTAATTGGGGATGTACATGGACATTATGAAGGTTTGATGACTTTGTTGGAGGCGATCGCCCCCATGTCAGACGATCAAATCTATTTTTTGGGAGACTTAATCGATCGCGGGCCTCATAGCTCACAAGTAGTTAATTTTGTCAAACGACATAACTACCCATGTTTGCTGGGAAATCATGAGCAGATGTTATTAAATATTCTGACTGATGAAAGAACTTCCTCCCCGACGATGCAAGCGTGGTTGTACAGTGGAGGGCAAGCTACCGTAGCCAGTTACCACGAGGCTTCAATCCCTGATGACCATCTGGATTGGTTCAAGAGTTTGCCTACATATCTCGACTTGGGGGATATTTGGTTAACTCATGCTGGGGTTGACCCTTCCAAGTCGGTGACAGAACAAACTGCCGATCAACTGTGTTGGATACGAGAGGAATTTCACAGCATCGAAAAACCCTACTTTCCAGATAAGCTTATTATCATCGGTCACACGATTACTTTTACTTTGCCTGGTGTTTCTCCTGGGAAACTTGCACAAGGACAGGGATGGCTAGACATAGATACTGGTGCTTATCATCCCCGGAGTGGCTGGTTGACTGGACTGGATGTAACGAATAACCTGGTTTATCAAGTTAACATTTTTAAAAACTATCTCCGTACCCTCCCTTTAGAAGAAGTTGTAATTACCGTTAATCCAGCCAAAATCAAAGTTGATCGTCGCAATAAGAATTGA
- a CDS encoding M48 family metallopeptidase: MFNWKVFVANYRVWRRSWFYPLISVVVAMSLCLITPVPGRALDFLPLLLQGVQAFQLSNISPNQEVDLGKQINQELVGSQVRLYRNPEVNRYVEQVGRRLAVNSDRPNLPYTFQVVEDDSINAFATLGGYVYVHTGLLKTADNEAELAGVLAHEIGHIGGKHVVKQMQQKALESGLLTAAGLDRSTAVQIGVQLARDLPRSRNNEFEADQRGLRTLTRTGYAQSAMVSFMKKLLGKGSAPTFLSTHPGTSDRIDALRRAINSQPSNGNYGLDNASYKANIRPLVKS, translated from the coding sequence ATGTTCAATTGGAAAGTTTTTGTTGCAAATTACCGAGTGTGGCGGCGTAGCTGGTTTTATCCTTTAATTTCAGTGGTAGTTGCCATGAGCCTGTGCCTGATTACACCCGTACCTGGAAGAGCTTTAGATTTCTTGCCTCTTCTACTCCAAGGAGTTCAGGCATTTCAGCTTTCTAATATATCCCCTAACCAAGAAGTTGATCTTGGTAAGCAGATTAATCAGGAATTAGTTGGCAGTCAAGTGCGACTTTACCGTAATCCCGAAGTTAATCGTTATGTGGAACAAGTTGGTCGGCGTTTAGCAGTCAATAGCGATCGCCCGAATCTTCCTTATACCTTTCAGGTTGTTGAGGATGACAGTATTAATGCTTTTGCTACCTTGGGTGGCTATGTCTATGTTCATACGGGTTTGCTGAAAACCGCAGACAATGAAGCGGAACTAGCAGGTGTACTTGCCCATGAAATTGGTCACATTGGTGGGAAACACGTAGTCAAGCAGATGCAACAAAAAGCGCTCGAAAGTGGTCTATTAACAGCAGCAGGCTTAGATCGAAGTACGGCGGTGCAAATTGGTGTCCAGTTAGCGCGAGACTTACCCCGCAGTCGTAACAATGAATTTGAGGCCGATCAAAGAGGACTACGAACTTTGACACGCACTGGTTACGCCCAGTCTGCAATGGTTTCGTTTATGAAAAAGCTGCTTGGAAAGGGTTCTGCACCAACATTTTTGAGTACACACCCCGGAACTAGCGATCGCATTGATGCCCTCAGACGTGCAATTAACTCCCAACCTAGTAATGGAAATTATGGGTTGGATAATGCTAGTTATAAAGCTAATATTCGACCATTAGTAAAGTCTTGA
- a CDS encoding DUF4330 domain-containing protein — MAILDSKGRLFGKINLLDLGAALVILLVIFGIFVFPGTSGSVAQVGAKTIPIEVDLVVRGLNVRDPEQLFNQGLKKGGKTNVIIRNQPYGQIEIKSIQQLPRTVNVFQPDGSVKELPDPKTNNFSTDLLLTLDGKAQVTDNGPVLGNSKVKIGMPFELEGFNYNFNATVIDIRLKDK, encoded by the coding sequence ATGGCTATTTTAGATTCAAAAGGTCGCTTGTTCGGCAAAATCAACCTCTTAGATTTAGGTGCTGCACTGGTAATTCTGCTAGTGATATTCGGCATCTTTGTCTTTCCTGGAACTTCTGGTTCTGTTGCCCAAGTTGGTGCGAAAACAATACCTATAGAAGTAGACTTAGTAGTTCGTGGCTTGAATGTCCGTGACCCTGAGCAATTATTTAACCAAGGTTTAAAAAAAGGTGGAAAGACTAATGTGATTATCCGCAATCAACCTTATGGGCAGATTGAAATTAAATCCATTCAACAGCTACCTAGAACAGTCAATGTTTTCCAACCTGATGGCAGTGTCAAAGAATTACCAGATCCAAAAACCAACAATTTTAGTACAGATTTGCTTTTGACTTTAGACGGTAAAGCCCAGGTTACTGACAATGGACCCGTTCTAGGTAACAGTAAAGTTAAAATTGGAATGCCATTTGAGTTAGAAGGCTTTAACTACAACTTCAATGCAACTGTTATTGATATCAGATTAAAAGACAAATAA
- a CDS encoding metal ABC transporter solute-binding protein, Zn/Mn family, whose amino-acid sequence MSKKLPSTNSFRAIFIALTIGFVGCGNQAARTAFTQTTTPVDENLPQVVATTSVLCDLTKQVAGNTVNLTCLIDPSANPHTYKPKPEDRRAIEQANLILYSGYNLEPNLIKLIKATKNTVPKIAVGQLAVSKPQKFQKDGKNLINPHLWHNTKNAIRMVEVINSNLRKLESNDAETYNSNTKKITNELTQLDSWIKSRITSIPAKERKLVTTSNALSYYAKAYNIPLAAGLQGISTDENITATRMKNLVANIKQTQVSTIFSDAATNENSLQSVAKVAEVKISNRKLYVEGLGEPGTEADTYQKMMIANTRTIVEGLGGTYLMFQARAAN is encoded by the coding sequence ATGTCAAAAAAATTACCATCAACTAATTCCTTCCGAGCCATTTTTATTGCTTTGACAATTGGATTTGTTGGGTGTGGAAATCAAGCTGCAAGAACTGCATTCACTCAAACTACCACCCCGGTAGATGAGAATCTTCCTCAAGTTGTAGCAACAACAAGTGTACTATGTGATTTAACCAAGCAAGTTGCCGGGAATACAGTTAACCTGACGTGCTTAATTGACCCTAGTGCCAATCCTCATACTTATAAACCAAAGCCGGAAGATCGTAGAGCAATTGAGCAAGCTAATCTTATTCTCTATAGTGGCTATAATTTAGAACCAAATCTGATCAAATTAATTAAAGCGACTAAAAACACTGTACCGAAAATAGCCGTTGGGCAACTTGCGGTATCTAAGCCACAGAAATTTCAGAAAGACGGCAAGAATTTAATTAATCCTCATCTTTGGCACAACACCAAGAATGCTATCAGAATGGTGGAGGTAATTAATAGTAATCTAAGAAAGTTAGAATCTAATGATGCAGAAACTTATAACAGCAATACCAAAAAAATTACAAATGAACTCACTCAACTAGATAGTTGGATTAAGTCAAGAATTACGAGTATTCCTGCCAAAGAACGTAAGTTAGTTACAACATCTAATGCACTGAGTTATTATGCTAAAGCATACAATATTCCATTAGCAGCAGGATTACAAGGTATTAGTACTGACGAAAACATAACAGCAACACGAATGAAAAATTTGGTTGCAAATATTAAACAAACTCAAGTCTCAACAATTTTTTCTGACGCGGCAACTAACGAGAATTCACTTCAATCTGTAGCGAAAGTTGCTGAAGTGAAAATTTCTAATAGGAAGTTATACGTTGAGGGGCTTGGTGAACCAGGAACCGAGGCAGATACTTATCAGAAAATGATGATTGCCAATACACGCACAATTGTAGAAGGATTAGGAGGAACGTATTTAATGTTTCAAGCAAGAGCTGCTAATTAG
- a CDS encoding YtxH domain-containing protein: MSNNRSGVFIGGLMLGATIGALTGLLVAPRTGRETRKILKKSANAIPELAEDLSTSVQIQADRLSASALRNWDETLDRLREAIAAGVDASQKESQILKRQTSPEDSDYLPQQLERS, translated from the coding sequence ATGTCTAATAACCGTTCTGGAGTATTTATTGGCGGTTTGATGCTGGGAGCTACCATCGGTGCTTTAACTGGTTTGCTCGTGGCTCCACGTACAGGGCGCGAAACGCGTAAAATCTTGAAGAAATCTGCCAATGCTATCCCAGAATTGGCAGAAGATTTATCAACGAGTGTGCAAATCCAAGCGGATCGTCTCTCTGCCAGCGCACTACGAAACTGGGATGAGACTTTAGATCGATTACGGGAAGCGATCGCAGCAGGTGTAGATGCTAGTCAGAAGGAAAGCCAAATCTTAAAGCGGCAAACATCACCTGAAGACTCAGATTATCTTCCCCAGCAATTAGAACGCTCATAA
- a CDS encoding DUF948 domain-containing protein: protein MIDPLFWLGLSLLLVATSLTAVLVAAIPALQELARAARSAEKLFDTLSRELPPTLEAIRVTSLEITDLTDDVSQGVKNASQVAKQVDQTLDSARIQAKNLQVGTRSIFVGAKAAWRNFTRPKPTRRNSDRLSSNEQPPLTLREREVLRQENRRINTEVYRANDGYNDAANWETNFDDED, encoded by the coding sequence GTGATTGACCCCCTGTTTTGGTTGGGACTCTCCTTACTTCTAGTCGCCACAAGCTTGACTGCGGTTTTAGTGGCGGCCATACCCGCTTTGCAAGAGTTAGCACGCGCTGCTCGCAGTGCAGAAAAGCTATTTGATACACTCTCACGAGAGTTACCGCCCACTCTAGAAGCTATTCGCGTGACTAGTTTGGAAATAACTGACTTAACTGATGATGTTAGTCAAGGTGTCAAAAATGCCAGTCAAGTAGCCAAACAAGTCGATCAAACCCTCGATAGTGCAAGAATTCAGGCTAAAAATCTGCAAGTAGGTACACGCAGCATTTTTGTTGGCGCGAAAGCTGCTTGGAGAAACTTCACACGCCCAAAACCGACGAGGCGAAATAGCGATCGCTTGTCAAGTAATGAACAACCACCACTAACGTTGCGAGAACGAGAAGTGCTAAGGCAAGAAAATCGCCGCATAAACACAGAAGTATACCGTGCTAATGACGGGTACAACGACGCTGCTAACTGGGAAACCAATTTTGATGACGAAGATTGA
- a CDS encoding TPM domain-containing protein, which translates to MQSCFWRRILLSIAVFFLAGSIWVMNSPPALAYDNPELLPDTFTPVVDLAKSLPVLQEEKLVKDLEQFEADTGWKLRVLTQYDRTPGRAVIKYWGLDEKSILLVADSRGGNILSFSVGDAVYELLPRTFWIELQTRFGNLYFVREQGEDQAILQALESVKGCLLKGGCNVVPGLPREQWILTLITSVIGGIICGFAAQPREKGQVFAWQWALIFSPLWGILFIAFGIGPVVTRTSDWLPLVRNISGFIIGVLVAYLSPVFSRPSSSNEL; encoded by the coding sequence ATGCAATCTTGTTTTTGGCGACGAATTCTGCTATCTATCGCAGTCTTTTTTCTGGCTGGGTCAATTTGGGTGATGAATTCTCCCCCAGCATTGGCTTATGACAATCCTGAGTTACTCCCTGACACCTTTACCCCAGTTGTAGACTTAGCTAAATCTCTGCCTGTGCTGCAAGAAGAAAAGCTTGTCAAAGATTTAGAACAGTTTGAAGCCGATACAGGCTGGAAACTGCGAGTATTGACCCAGTATGACCGCACCCCAGGCCGGGCAGTTATAAAATATTGGGGTTTGGATGAAAAAAGCATTTTACTAGTTGCCGATTCTCGTGGCGGTAACATCCTCAGTTTTAGCGTCGGGGATGCTGTTTATGAACTTTTACCCAGAACATTCTGGATAGAACTGCAAACTCGCTTCGGTAATTTGTACTTTGTGCGCGAACAAGGCGAAGACCAAGCCATTCTGCAAGCTTTAGAATCTGTTAAAGGCTGTTTACTCAAAGGTGGTTGCAATGTTGTTCCTGGACTACCACGAGAGCAATGGATTCTCACCTTGATTACCTCAGTTATTGGTGGGATAATTTGTGGATTTGCAGCTCAACCCCGCGAGAAAGGACAAGTTTTTGCTTGGCAATGGGCTTTAATTTTCTCACCTTTATGGGGGATCTTATTTATTGCCTTTGGTATTGGGCCAGTGGTGACACGTACAAGCGACTGGCTACCTCTAGTTCGCAATATCTCTGGCTTTATTATCGGTGTCTTGGTTGCCTACTTATCTCCTGTTTTCAGCCGACCTTCTTCTAGTAATGAGTTATAA
- a CDS encoding precorrin-8X methylmutase — MEWHVTDAQSLAIIDNEIENHVFSPAEYEIVRRVIYSTADFEYKSLIRFSERALQAGAAALAARTTIVVDVPMVQVGIASEIQNTFANPVYCSMEALTRPQKEKTRAAWGIETLAKRYPEGIFVIGQAQTALTALVDLIEAEEIRPALIIATPVGFVNVDEAKGRLQDSLVPHITIESRKGNAVVAAAIVDGLVDLAWQAYGQDGNRGS; from the coding sequence ATGGAATGGCACGTAACTGATGCTCAAAGTTTAGCAATCATTGATAATGAAATTGAAAATCATGTATTTTCACCCGCAGAATATGAGATTGTGCGTCGGGTAATATACTCTACAGCTGACTTTGAGTATAAGTCTTTGATTCGTTTCTCTGAGCGTGCCTTACAAGCAGGAGCAGCAGCATTAGCCGCGCGTACCACGATTGTGGTAGATGTCCCGATGGTCCAAGTAGGTATTGCATCTGAGATTCAAAACACCTTTGCTAATCCGGTGTATTGCAGTATGGAAGCTCTGACACGCCCTCAAAAAGAAAAAACTCGGGCAGCATGGGGAATTGAAACCTTAGCAAAGCGTTATCCAGAGGGCATTTTTGTGATTGGTCAAGCGCAAACAGCACTAACAGCACTAGTTGATTTAATTGAGGCTGAGGAAATTAGACCTGCTTTGATAATTGCGACTCCAGTAGGATTTGTCAATGTTGATGAAGCGAAAGGGCGTTTACAAGACTCCTTAGTGCCCCATATTACAATTGAGAGTCGCAAAGGTAATGCAGTTGTAGCAGCTGCGATCGTTGATGGATTGGTAGATTTGGCTTGGCAAGCTTATGGACAAGATGGAAATCGGGGGAGCTAA